A region of Terriglobales bacterium DNA encodes the following proteins:
- a CDS encoding NAD(P)/FAD-dependent oxidoreductase — translation MDSCDILIVGGGPAGSSCAWGLRSSNLDVVIADRATFPREKLCGGWITPQVLQALEINPTEYANAGNRDARILQPITGFRVSCLGQPDVAVHYGRAVSYGIRRCEFDNYLLRRCGARLREGKAVNSIEQTRDGDIVVNGEIKTRLLVGAGGHFCPVSRWMGNHDHVTPVLAQEIEFEMDEGQAAGCAFSGEVPELFFCRDIRGYGWVFRKGNYLNIGLGRLDKHALGGHMSGFVQSLRREGKLGFDLPSRPGGHAYLLFGHSQRKLVGDGVILIGDAAGLAYSQSGEGIRTAVESGLIAAEVIRGAAGKYGRERLQPYIEHLQHRFHNGSGKWEALGRHVPRAVRDACARLLLRNRRFCRDVIVESWFLHRGDQALSFS, via the coding sequence GTGGATTCGTGCGATATCCTGATCGTCGGCGGTGGTCCTGCCGGCTCATCCTGTGCCTGGGGACTGCGTTCTTCCAACCTGGATGTGGTCATTGCCGATCGTGCGACCTTCCCACGCGAAAAGCTCTGTGGCGGCTGGATTACGCCTCAGGTACTACAGGCACTGGAAATCAATCCCACCGAATATGCCAACGCCGGGAATAGGGACGCTCGCATCCTGCAGCCCATCACGGGATTTCGTGTGAGCTGCCTGGGGCAGCCCGATGTGGCCGTCCATTATGGGCGAGCTGTGAGCTACGGCATTCGCCGGTGTGAATTCGATAACTATTTGCTCAGACGCTGCGGAGCACGGTTGCGTGAAGGCAAGGCGGTGAACAGCATTGAACAAACCCGCGATGGCGACATTGTCGTGAACGGCGAGATCAAGACCCGTCTTCTGGTTGGGGCTGGCGGCCATTTCTGTCCGGTTTCCCGTTGGATGGGGAATCACGACCATGTGACTCCGGTATTGGCGCAGGAAATCGAATTCGAGATGGATGAGGGGCAGGCTGCCGGGTGTGCGTTTTCCGGCGAAGTACCTGAGCTTTTCTTCTGCAGAGACATTCGGGGCTATGGCTGGGTGTTTCGGAAGGGGAACTATCTGAACATCGGGCTCGGGCGTCTGGACAAGCACGCTCTCGGCGGGCATATGAGCGGCTTTGTTCAGTCGCTTCGCAGGGAGGGCAAGCTCGGGTTTGATCTACCAAGCCGCCCTGGGGGTCACGCATACCTTCTCTTCGGGCATTCTCAACGGAAACTGGTCGGCGATGGCGTGATACTGATCGGCGATGCCGCAGGTCTGGCTTACTCGCAGAGCGGGGAAGGGATTCGCACCGCGGTCGAATCCGGACTGATCGCCGCGGAGGTAATCAGGGGAGCTGCGGGTAAATACGGTCGCGAACGCCTTCAGCCGTACATTGAGCATCTGCAGCACCGTTTTCACAACGGGTCGGGTAAATGGGAGGCGCTGGGTCGCCATGTACCGCGTGCGGTTCGCGATGCGTGCGCGCGCCTGCTGCTTAGAAACCGCCGGTTCTGTCGCGATGTGATCGTGGAAAGCTGGTTTCTTCACCGTGGCGATCAAGCCCTGAGTTTCAGCTGA
- the msrA gene encoding peptide-methionine (S)-S-oxide reductase MsrA, translated as MEKATFGAGCFWGVEAAFREIPGVIDAAVGYEGGSLERPSYQDVCTDRTGHAEVVEVTFDPAKISYETLLNKFWEMHDPTTLNRQGPDVGTQYRSVIFYHSPEQQKIAQELKKRLQESGKFRRPIVTEIVPASAFWRAEEYHQRYLEKRGLRACHI; from the coding sequence ATGGAAAAGGCGACATTTGGCGCGGGATGTTTTTGGGGTGTAGAAGCAGCATTTCGCGAGATTCCGGGTGTGATTGACGCGGCCGTCGGGTATGAAGGTGGCTCGCTCGAGCGGCCCAGCTATCAGGATGTGTGCACCGACCGCACAGGTCACGCTGAAGTGGTTGAGGTGACCTTCGATCCAGCCAAGATTTCCTACGAAACGCTGCTCAACAAGTTCTGGGAGATGCATGATCCCACGACTCTGAATCGGCAAGGACCGGATGTCGGGACTCAATACCGCTCGGTAATCTTCTATCACTCGCCCGAGCAGCAAAAGATTGCTCAGGAATTGAAGAAGCGGCTACAGGAATCGGGGAAGTTCCGCCGTCCCATTGTGACCGAAATCGTTCCCGCCTCTGCTTTCTGGCGCGCGGAGGAATACCACCAGCGCTACCTCGAAAAGCGGGGATTGAGGGCGTGCCATATCTGA
- a CDS encoding ABC-F family ATP-binding cassette domain-containing protein: MIQLSAAGKRFGPKLLFENLDWMITPRDRVGLVGANGSGKSTLLKILAGQESLDYGSMNSTKGITAGYLPQDGLTLSGKTVFAECMSVFADVRSMEEELESLTHQMAEFDHQSAEYEQVAERFHRVEHEFRTRDGYAIEAQVGTVLAGLGFHKDDWQRPVEEFSGGWQMRISLGKLLLEKPNLLLLDEPTNHLDLETRNWLEEYLADYPHAYVVISHDRYFLDVTVKKIIEIWNQGVHFYPGNYDQYLKQKHERQSQLEAAYKNQREKIEQLEAFINRFRYQATKAKQVQSRIKELEKIERIQVPPEEKTIHFSFPQPKPSGRAVAEFKGVAKSYGTKAVLRDVDFVIERGDRIALVGVNGAGKSTLIKLLAGIEPLTAGEYKVGHNVERDYFAQDQYKELQPERRVLDDLERVAPRATQTELRNLLGCFLFSGDDVFKPIGVLSGGERNRYALARMLMQPSNFLLLDEPTNHLDLRAKDVLLEALAKFSGTVVFVSHDRYFLDKLATRTFEVADGHANVYPGNYEDYRWRKEQQGRPREEAAPAVVSGSGSPDRNRSDQPTDASVKTKRINPIKLRQMQERRQEIEEEIARLEHSITESESALATFNSAEETLRLTKLVESQRSQLESLMGEWEETSQALETNA; the protein is encoded by the coding sequence ATGATCCAACTCTCCGCAGCCGGGAAGCGCTTCGGTCCTAAGCTGCTCTTCGAAAACCTCGACTGGATGATCACGCCGCGCGATCGCGTCGGACTGGTGGGGGCGAACGGCTCAGGTAAATCTACCCTGCTGAAGATATTGGCCGGGCAGGAGAGCCTCGACTACGGCTCCATGAACTCCACCAAGGGCATCACCGCCGGGTATCTGCCGCAAGACGGGCTGACGCTCTCCGGCAAGACCGTCTTTGCCGAGTGCATGAGTGTATTCGCCGACGTGCGTTCCATGGAGGAGGAACTGGAGTCGCTGACTCATCAGATGGCAGAGTTCGATCACCAGAGCGCCGAGTACGAGCAGGTGGCTGAACGGTTTCACCGGGTGGAGCACGAATTTCGCACGCGCGATGGATATGCCATCGAAGCGCAGGTCGGGACTGTGCTGGCGGGATTGGGGTTCCACAAAGACGATTGGCAGAGGCCGGTGGAGGAATTTTCTGGCGGCTGGCAGATGCGCATTTCACTCGGCAAATTGCTGCTTGAAAAGCCCAATCTGCTGCTGCTCGACGAGCCCACCAACCATCTCGATCTCGAAACTCGAAACTGGCTGGAGGAGTACCTCGCCGATTATCCGCATGCATACGTGGTGATCTCGCACGACCGCTACTTCCTGGATGTGACCGTCAAAAAGATTATCGAGATCTGGAATCAGGGTGTGCACTTTTATCCGGGAAATTACGATCAGTATCTGAAGCAGAAACACGAGCGTCAGTCCCAGCTTGAGGCAGCGTACAAAAATCAGCGGGAGAAAATTGAGCAGTTAGAGGCATTCATCAACCGCTTTCGTTATCAGGCGACCAAGGCCAAGCAGGTGCAAAGCCGCATCAAGGAACTGGAGAAGATTGAGCGCATCCAGGTTCCGCCGGAAGAGAAGACCATCCACTTCAGCTTCCCGCAACCCAAGCCCAGCGGACGAGCGGTGGCGGAATTCAAAGGAGTAGCCAAATCCTACGGTACCAAGGCAGTGCTGCGCGACGTCGATTTCGTGATCGAACGCGGTGACCGGATTGCCCTGGTCGGAGTCAACGGGGCAGGGAAGTCGACGTTGATTAAATTGCTGGCCGGAATTGAGCCGCTCACGGCCGGCGAATACAAGGTGGGACACAACGTCGAGCGCGATTATTTCGCCCAGGACCAGTACAAGGAGCTTCAACCTGAGCGTCGTGTTTTGGATGACCTCGAGCGCGTTGCGCCCCGCGCCACTCAGACCGAGCTGCGGAACCTCTTGGGATGTTTTCTGTTCTCCGGGGATGACGTCTTCAAGCCCATCGGCGTGCTTTCGGGAGGAGAGCGCAACCGGTACGCACTGGCACGCATGCTGATGCAGCCTTCCAATTTTCTGCTGCTCGACGAGCCCACGAACCATCTTGACCTGCGCGCCAAGGACGTTCTGCTGGAAGCGCTGGCGAAGTTCAGCGGGACCGTAGTCTTTGTCTCGCACGACCGTTACTTCCTCGACAAGCTGGCCACGCGCACCTTTGAGGTAGCGGATGGGCATGCGAATGTCTATCCAGGAAATTATGAGGACTATCGCTGGCGCAAGGAGCAGCAAGGGCGGCCACGGGAAGAAGCCGCACCGGCCGTAGTCTCGGGCAGTGGTTCGCCGGATCGCAACAGGTCTGATCAACCCACCGATGCCTCGGTCAAGACGAAGCGAATCAATCCTATCAAGTTGCGGCAGATGCAGGAGCGACGCCAGGAAATCGAAGAAGAAATTGCGCGGCTCGAGCACAGTATCACGGAGAGCGAAAGCGCCCTGGCGACATTCAACAGCGCCGAAGAAACACTCCGCCTAACCAAGCTGGTGGAATCGCAACGTTCGCAACTGGAGTCGCTGATGGGCGAGTGGGAAGAAACCTCGCAGGCGCTGGAGACAAATGCGTGA
- a CDS encoding glycerophosphodiester phosphodiesterase → MTSEAARASSTAKASAVPGRRPLLLAHRGARLYAPENTIAAFEFALAHGCDGFECDVRLTVDGEAVICHDPKLYALEVSRSNYRELVERSLRNQGGDGGILEMAHALVLPKLETVLKTFATSAFLNIELKVRGLENIAMDVLNQYPPKRGCVVSSFLPETLEWLHELGARFDLGLICETKGQFSVWSKLPVKAVMLHHRLVDEDRLRELREAGKQIFVWTVNTEEGMRYLAGLGVDGIISDDTVLLTRTLGGDPLAAEG, encoded by the coding sequence ATGACCTCTGAAGCTGCGCGTGCCAGCTCGACTGCGAAAGCCTCTGCTGTGCCCGGCCGCCGCCCGCTATTGCTCGCACATCGCGGCGCCCGCCTGTACGCTCCGGAAAATACGATTGCCGCATTTGAATTCGCCCTGGCTCATGGATGCGACGGATTTGAGTGTGACGTTCGCCTCACCGTCGATGGGGAAGCCGTAATCTGCCACGATCCCAAGCTGTACGCACTTGAGGTCAGCCGCAGCAACTACCGTGAGCTGGTAGAGCGTAGTCTTCGCAATCAGGGTGGGGATGGCGGCATCCTGGAAATGGCTCATGCGCTGGTGCTGCCCAAGCTCGAGACGGTCCTGAAAACCTTTGCCACATCGGCGTTTCTCAACATCGAGCTGAAGGTCAGGGGACTGGAAAACATCGCCATGGATGTTCTAAATCAGTATCCACCCAAGCGCGGTTGCGTAGTTTCGTCCTTTTTGCCCGAGACCCTGGAATGGCTGCATGAGCTGGGAGCACGCTTCGATCTAGGCTTGATCTGCGAAACCAAGGGCCAGTTTTCCGTGTGGTCGAAGCTGCCTGTGAAGGCGGTGATGCTGCACCACAGGCTCGTCGACGAGGACCGGTTGCGCGAATTGCGGGAAGCAGGCAAGCAGATCTTTGTCTGGACGGTGAATACGGAGGAGGGGATGCGCTACCTGGCGGGGCTGGGTGTAGATGGGATCATTTCCGATGACACAGTGCTGCTGACGCGCACCCTGGGCGGGGACCCGTTAGCGGCTGAGGGGTGA
- a CDS encoding glycerol-3-phosphate dehydrogenase/oxidase, giving the protein MRADARPSLAGQEFEIVVIGGGINGVAIARLCALAGRRTLLVERHDFGSGTTSRSTRIIHGGLRYLEYGELALVRESLQDRARLLRDRRHLVHPLNFLLALPPDGRRNVLEIRLGLWLYRKLGGTPKPIRARELSAQLERLLDSGQKWSVLCYEDAQCEFPERLVAEWLVEGIVGGLVARNHSELLAAETSAGRVTGIRVRDVLSSEEARISASSIINATGPWADSVCRDSGIHTPTPLIGGVRGSHIVLPRLAGAPESAIYTEAVDSRPVFLIPWNNQLLVGTTEVADNSDARCARPSSEEIVYLLDSVHRLFPHWKVGFGDIRFAWAGIRPLPFVPASAAASITRRHFLHDHAEEGAAGMISVVGGKLTTAASLARQCVAGMGIETVEPQGWSIAAGGQDFSIALLRWSRELAQTGGISLDSARAMIEWQGRSAEAIAQLAASDDRLRLTLCEHTPHLVAEAVYALRKELPVTLADVVLRRVPVGLGACWSAECSRTASQRIGAVLGWSEAEVARRAEDCEQERGEFRRLPDPAPLASPLSR; this is encoded by the coding sequence GGCGGCATTAACGGCGTAGCCATCGCGCGGCTGTGCGCTCTCGCTGGACGCCGTACTCTTCTCGTCGAACGTCATGATTTCGGCAGCGGCACCACCAGCCGCTCCACCCGCATCATTCACGGTGGTCTTCGGTACCTTGAGTACGGAGAGCTGGCATTGGTACGCGAGTCCCTTCAGGATCGCGCCCGCTTGCTTCGTGATCGCCGCCACCTGGTCCATCCACTCAATTTCCTGCTGGCACTGCCGCCCGATGGCCGGCGCAACGTGCTTGAAATCCGCCTGGGGCTTTGGCTATACCGCAAGCTCGGGGGCACACCCAAGCCGATCCGTGCGCGTGAACTATCCGCGCAACTGGAGCGGCTGCTCGATTCCGGACAGAAATGGTCGGTGCTGTGCTACGAGGATGCGCAGTGCGAATTTCCAGAGCGCCTGGTTGCCGAATGGCTGGTCGAAGGAATAGTTGGCGGACTGGTTGCCCGCAATCACAGCGAGCTGCTGGCGGCGGAGACGTCCGCAGGGCGCGTCACCGGCATTCGCGTGCGCGATGTGCTGTCATCGGAGGAGGCGCGCATCTCCGCATCGTCGATCATCAATGCTACCGGTCCCTGGGCGGATTCGGTGTGCCGCGATTCCGGAATTCACACTCCCACCCCCTTGATCGGTGGAGTTCGTGGTTCGCATATTGTTCTGCCCAGGCTTGCGGGAGCACCGGAAAGCGCCATTTACACCGAGGCAGTGGATAGCCGACCCGTCTTTTTGATTCCTTGGAATAATCAGCTCCTGGTGGGGACAACCGAGGTCGCCGACAACTCCGACGCCCGTTGCGCGCGGCCCAGTTCCGAGGAGATCGTCTATCTGCTCGACTCCGTCCACCGCCTATTCCCTCATTGGAAGGTTGGCTTCGGAGACATTCGCTTCGCCTGGGCTGGAATTCGTCCGCTGCCCTTTGTGCCTGCTTCTGCGGCAGCCTCCATTACCCGCCGCCATTTTCTGCACGACCACGCGGAGGAAGGCGCAGCCGGAATGATTTCGGTGGTCGGCGGCAAACTAACCACAGCCGCCAGTCTGGCTCGCCAATGCGTCGCCGGGATGGGGATTGAGACAGTTGAGCCGCAGGGCTGGTCAATCGCCGCTGGCGGCCAGGATTTTTCGATAGCTCTTCTTCGCTGGAGCCGCGAACTTGCTCAAACCGGCGGAATTTCCCTCGACAGTGCCCGCGCCATGATCGAATGGCAAGGACGAAGCGCGGAGGCGATCGCCCAATTGGCAGCAAGCGACGACCGTTTGCGCCTTACGCTCTGCGAGCACACTCCTCACCTCGTGGCCGAGGCTGTCTATGCACTGCGCAAAGAGCTTCCGGTCACATTGGCCGATGTCGTGCTGAGGCGTGTGCCGGTTGGGTTGGGAGCATGCTGGTCCGCCGAATGCAGTCGTACCGCGAGCCAAAGGATTGGAGCAGTTTTAGGTTGGAGTGAAGCTGAGGTCGCGCGAAGAGCTGAGGATTGCGAACAAGAACGGGGGGAATTCCGCCGCTTGCCGGATCCGGCACCGCTGGCATCACCCCTCAGCCGCTAA